The Malus domestica chromosome 08, GDT2T_hap1 genomic interval tctcttcatctctggttacgtaagggagcacaaagtcagccgcatgcttgtggatggcggatcagccataaatatcatgccaaagtcaacaatgaccacaatcggcatcaaggtggatgaactatccctaagccgtctactaatccaaggttttaaccaaggaggacaaagagcgatgtgCATGATCCGAGTagagatgaccattggtgaactcaagtcaagcacaatattccacgtgattgatgcaagaacttcctacagtttgctcttaggaaggccttggatccatgcgaatggagtagtaccgtccacctttaaccaatgcttaaaattttaccgagaatgagtgaatgtgatatatggcgacaccaagctattcaccgaagccgaatcacatttcgcagacgtcaagttctacatggatgaagacatggtgcccgaaactcttccaaaagagattaaatccatgggcaaagcaacacctaaaaaacaggagtggcaagccgtgcccaagaagcaagaagaagaagctatgccatcttcaagcaaaaacgacgatgagcttgctaaacctgcaacaaccagaaGGAAtaggacgccctcaaatggaccaaacataCCCGTTTTTCGATACATCCCaacgtcgagaagaaagaatggtcaatccctgTTTGAAACTGCAGCAAGCAAAGCCGATATACAGCGGCAcgtggataatgtaaagttgctcaaaacaaatgcagttttgcctctgacacagctaagcGACATTAAGGTTGCAAGACcatcacaaggcttcataaaaggcctgccaaaaggggtagaaccaagctttctcccaaccaagaggaccgaagatttgatccaaacgcctataaACTCATGTCGAAAGTTGGGTACAACTTCACCTCTTCTGTAAATTTGGGAAAGAAGGATTTGAACACCATCAAAGACAACGAACGTGATCTTActaaaactcagaagaagttggaggAGTATGGTTACGgggtcaacaacaacaaagctggacttagcttcacaccaaatgcaccggtgaagatctctagcaaggcaaaaaatgctagcgctcaacacatcagcgtgagcatTATACAAGATAAAGAGGAGCCTCGACCTGCCCCCCAGACGTCAGTATTCGATAGAATGAATCGTTCAAGGACCAGAGTTTCGGCACCTAAACtcattggtggtcaaaacagaacttccgtcttcaaaaggcttaacacgTAAGTATCTCGAAGCTCTATTTTCAAAAGGTTATtgaaacctaagaagcaaagcaatacGACTAGCTTTGCTCCACGACAGTCAGTTATGGAAAGACTTGGAAAAGCCAAAGAGCCTTCCAAAAGGAGAAAGACGACACCAGAAGTAGAAGAGATCAATCACCTGGCAGAAAAGGATGACGTTCGAAGTTCCATTCCTTTaagaatgaagcgccaagcaattttggaggttaacacagttggatcattgaaagtgaaaaggcgcaccatcatccacactggacaatcttcatgccaacaagctcgagaggtcaacaccgaagaagaggcccaagacgtcttccacatcacaatccaagaaggtaaagaagatgaaatcctcgaGAAAGATGTCATGGCAGCACCGTCACAACTCgaagatggggggcaagccacagttgacgatctcaaagaactcaacttaggcacaagtgaggaaccgaagcctatcttcgtgagtgcattactaagtgcagatgagatagagaagtattaccagctgctattagagtacaaggacgtctttgcttggacctacaaggaaatgcctgGCCTCGACCATATCAttgctgtgcatcatcttgcagtcaagcctggaacgcgaccaataaagcaaactcaaagacgctatcgatctgagctcatcccacaaatcgaggtcgagattgacaagttgatcgaagcaagcttcattcgagaggtgcaataccccaagtggatctccaacatcatcatagtccttaagaaatctggacaaatacgtgtttgcgtagacttccgagacctcaatgatgcttgcccaaatgatgacttccccttgccaatcattgaaatcatggtggacgcaaccactggccatgaggcactatcattcatggacgactcttctggatacaatcaaattcgtatggctcttgaagatgaggaactaacagccttccgcactccaaaaggtatctactgctacaaggtgatgctctttggtctgaagaatgctggagctacatatcaacgcgcaatgcagaagatcttcaatgacatgctacacaagaacgtagaatgctatgtagacgatgtggtggtcaagacaaagaaaagatcaaatcacttgaaggatttgcgagtagtgttcgaaaggttgagaaaatacaacctcaaaatgaacccgttaaagtgtgcatttggcgtcacatctggaaagttccttgcttcattgtcaagcatcgtggcattgaagtggaccaatcaaagatcaaggccattcaaagcatgcccgagccaagaaacctgcacgagttgaaaagtctacaaggacggctagccttcatcagacgcttcatctccaaccttgcagggtgttgtcaaccgttcagtcgactcatgaagaaagatgttccgttcgtatgggacaaagcatgcaacaatgcttttgaaagcataaagaagtatttatcaagtccacctgtcctgggggcacctgtaccagggaaaccgctcatattgtacattgttgctcaggaaagttcagttggatCACTCTTAGCACAGGAAAACGAATCCTAGAAAGAAGgagcgctctactacctcagtcgaacgcttaccggcgctgagttgaactactccccaatagaaaaaatgtgccttgccttgatgtttgccatccagaagctcagacattacatgcatgcttacaccatccacttggttgctaaagctgacccggtcaaatacgtcatgtctaagccagttttgacagggcgactagctaaatgggcattacttctcaatcaatacgagatcatatatgtcccagctaaagccgtcaagggacaagcgctagcagacttccttgccgaccatccaatcccaaccgattggaaaatctcaaacGACTTGCCTGATGAGGAGGTGTTCTACATCAACATATTctcgacatggacgatgttcttcgacggatctgcacgagcagacggagcgggggcagaagtagtattcatgtcgccacaaaggcaaatactaccttattcattccaactaagcgaattatgctccaacaacatCGATGAGTACCAAACACTgatcatcgggctccaaatggcaatcaacatggaaatcccAACCCTTGAGATATATGGTGACTCTAAGCTCACAATCAATCAACTcctgactgaatatgaggtgaggaaagatgatctcgtcccatacttccggctggcaacGCAACTGTTACAAAGGTTtgaggccgtaacactagaacacgtgccaagaaaagagaatcaaatggcagacgctctcgccaacctagcctcgagcatgacattaggagaagacgaagctgcaaACGTGCCAATCTacaaaagatgggtaatcccgcTTGTTACTGAAATGGTACTAAGTGATACAAACGTTATTTCAATACTTCCGGTCAacgttgaagaatggagacagccTCTGATCAGCTACTTGGAGCATGAAATACTTCTAGATGATCCAAaacaccgctctgaaatacgCCGACGAGCACatcgcttcctctattacaaagggaAACTCTACCGGTGATCTTTtgaaggagtacttctgagatgcctaggcgaggaagaagccaatcaagccatggaagaagcacactcaggaataTGTGGGGCGCATCAGTCCGGACcgaagcttcatttccagctcaaaaaaatgggttactactggccaagcatggtaaagGACTGCCTAGAACACGcaaaaaggtgccaagcctgccaatttcacgccaacttcatacatcaaccgcctgaaccattacaccccacagctacttcatggccattcgatgcatggggattggacgtcgtaggaccaattgcgccaaagtcatctgcaggagaatcttacatcctggctgcaacagattacttctccaagtgggctgaagccatacccctgaaggaagtcaagaaggaaactgttgtccgtttcatcaaggaacatatcatccaccgatatggtgtgcctcgctacattgtcACTGACAACGAAAAatagttctccaaccgactcgtggacgagctctgcgagaaatacaagttcaagcagcacaaatcctccatgtatcatgctccggccaacggtcttgcagaagcattcaacaagacattgtgcaacctcctgaaaAAGGTAATCGgcagaacaaagaaagactggcatgaaagaataggcgaaACACTTTGGGCATACAGGACGACATATAGAACGCCTACCCAAGCTACatcttattctctcgtatatggcgtagaagctgttctaccgctcgaaagtcaaatcccctcgctaaggatggctatacaagaaggcttgactgatgaagagaatgcaaagttacGCCTTCAAGAACTGGAAGCCCTGGATGAGAAAAGACTCGAAGCCTAGCAACACTTGGAGTGTTATCAAGCATAACTCACAAGAAAGTTCTTCCTCgttcttttcaaatgggagatctcgtcctttcattacgtaggcctatcatcataactcacaagacaaagagcaagttcacgtcaaagtgggatggaccatacgtaatacaaaaagtctacaccaatggtgcctacttaatcatggcggaagatggcttgaagatcggccctatcaatcgcagattcttgaagcgctactacccctaaaaggcgACAAACTCATGCtctttgttcgcacgagcctaaactgcatgaaccaaagctcctggcccgcaagagcataaactgtgtacggtaaaatcatcatcaaaatcactgttaaattcttcactcatttgaactacgttatgacttgatccctcctcaacagaggctacgtaggcaacttgaagcatcaaaacttcaagtacagtcacaccatctaaaaaaataaaaaaatataacactttgaagattgaagagcaaattcaagaacataagtgctttatttctttaaaagaaGGAGTCGGCTCCAAAgccttattattaaaaaaaaaacaaaaaaacaaaaaaaacaaaaaaaacataagatACTACTTGAAAACTATGTCCTTAAAACTACGAAGGCGCTCTTCAAGCgagccttccaaagtcttcaaagtctctaaCTCGGTGGGAGACAAGATGGGCAACTCTATAGCCATGCCTTTCTCTCGTTCTAGGCGCGAAATCTCCTCTTGGTACTGAGAAAGTGCAGTTCCCTGCTCGgcaaaaacactttcaagttGCGATGCTTCGATTACCAACTGCTCCCGCTCTCGCACTAATGCATCTATACGCCCTTGGATAGAAGTTAAAGAAGCCTCCGTGACTTGATAATTTCCTGAAACAGCTTGCTGAAAAGACCGGACTTGAGCTAGTGACGAGTTTATCGTTGCTAGGTGATGAGCTCTAACATCTGGACTCAACTTCTCCAAGGAAATAGcacgcaaggaagaatactcagtcGAGGCAGCCATAAGTTCGGTAATCTTGATCTTCAAGGATGAGGAATCaacgttaaggttgtcaatcacAGAAACAAACTTCAACAAATCCTCATTGAGCAACGGAAGGTCTTCCAGTGGACACTTAGAAATCCTCGCTTCAATATGGCCCTTGATCCCCATTGCCGCACCAAGACTGATGCGATGGATGAGTCGCTCAGTACCGCTAAGGTTCGGCCCTCTTAAAGAGATCTCAGAGCTAGCTGGCAAAGGTGTTGGACGCATGACAGGTTCTTGCATACCTCCACCTACACATGGCAAACTCGGGAAGTTCGGCGGATTTGGAACAAGCTCTGCACCAGGCGGATCCCCGATCTCCCTATCTGTAGGTAGGCCACCTACAAATAGCATCTTCGTATAGGAATAAACATCTGCAGTTGCCAAATCAAAATGACGGGAAGACCCAacctaaagaagacaaagaaagatgttagaaacAGAAGCCAAAATGATAAAAGCAGAAGAAATCATGAGAGAAAATAAAGtacatacatctctctcaaatggCGCACGGTCATCGAATTGAGGAGGTCTaaacacttctttcttcttatgaaGAAAATTGACATCACTGTCAGCCTGAGCATCCTCAAGTGGTCGCTTGTTTGAAACTTGTTGACGCTGCTGCAAAATAAATCCATCTTCGTGCGAGTCACCTTCATCTCCTGCCTCTTCAGAAGCATCCGAATGTCGAAGAGACAAGCATGGGCGTTGAGGAGCTAAAGCTACAGGTCTATCTCACAAATGAGTAACACTCGCACAATCAAAAGGTACCAACTGCGTAGGAACCACAGAACAACCCTCTTTTAACGCATCATGATATGAATGGGAAGAATTGGTACCACTTGCCGTCCCTAAATTCTCATAATatacctttgaccaccaacgtACGTAAACACGGGTTACTGGATTACTCTTGAACTCGTCCTTGGTCGGCAGGGTGATAGAAGCATTTGTACATGCACGGGTACACgactcccaatgcatatacACTGCTTGCAAGGATTCTGATCGAGCTTTCTTTCTCAACGTGCCTGGCACattttggacaaaaccaaattaccTGCTAAAACGGTGAGGACTGTACAGCTGAATAATACATCGGTCTTCTTGCTGCAAAGAAACATACCCTGAGCGGAGACTTATAAGGTAAGACAAGTCTGAAAAGTGGATATGTGAATCATCCATGATGTCTCGCCGCACCGTGCCAAACCTCGCCAGGCGATCCATCTTCAATCCTTCACAACTTTTAAATAATGTTTGCGCCTGCTGATCGTCGAGACTCTTCGCAGAAAGCACGTTAGAATACTTCGTCATCAAAGGTCCCAGCTTGACTACGGAGGGCCCAGACTTGTCTAAAGTTGACGAAGAAAATGAGTACCAAAGTACTCACCCAACCAACCGTACACATAGTGGTAAGGAAGTACCGCATCACGATCTTCAGTGCTTGCCAAGTCCGAAACAACTCTTAAGCCGTCGTAAATATTGGCTAAGACCGGTatagcaaggctaaaagattcgcctgcagccatcttgctagcaactTTGAAGACTCCAGGACGAATCAAGTTGACGTCATCTTTAGGGAagacaaacttacaaagccaacaagctaagaatGCAGCTAAGTAAGATTCTTCCAAATGCTCTAAAGCCACGCCGAGATCCTCAAATGCCCTCAACTATTTAGGGGTACGGCGCCCAGCTAGACCAATGATGCCTGATGGATCAGAGTCTCCATTAGGCCTGGTTGTCTTGTTACGACCATTTTTTTTGGAAGGCCTTTTGTACATCGCGGCATCCCAATACCAAAACCGGATCCACGAAGAAATCTTCACGCCTGACTTACCAGGGGCCTCTTGGAAAAACTTATGGTACGCCCAGAACAAATAGCGGCAGCTCACAGGCAATCCTCGACTGTTGCGACAAGAAAACTCCTTCACGCTAGGAACAACCTCGTCATAAAATTTTCCCTGGAtaagcagaccccctagcttgTGGGGATCCCTAAGTGAAATCGACATCTCCCCTCGAGccgtgtgaagtgtgttggtcgCTGAACACCAATACTCAAAGAATGCACGAATGACGGAAGGATTGCGATCATAACTGAATAAAGATGCATATACAGCATGATAAAGGCCTGTGTTGGTAAGTACATCTTTGGAGCGACTCAAGACATCTTCAACCCATTCCCAATAAAACTCAACGAAGGCGGCTCCGCCAGTAGTCGACATGGTGCTATTCCAAGCTATAGCTCCGCTACGGATAcgatcaccaagaagcttagACGTAACCAAAGGGTTGGCACGATCATGGTGCGAAGAGttcaagataagaatcctcGATTTGCACACCTTCGTCTTTGTAGTTGGTCGAATGGAGTCGACCACCTCCCAAGATACCTcagaagaccacgacttaatatgcatggagTTGTCTTTTATGGGAAGAACAAGCGCCTTGGGGCCAGTCAGTGGCGCATAAAGCTTCAATGTCGTCCCACTATCTTGAGGATCGCCTTCCttcgcaagaatggtgatggtgtttttttaaagcacttaagaaACACCATGACTGCAAAGGAAAAGTCAGCCACAAAGCTTGAGCAGCACGGCAGAGATAACAACTACAAAATGGTCATTCAAAGCACACTACAGTAGCAAAgaaaccaaaatgctacgcaACCCCGCAGTGGTTacgcaagcagtttcttgcactGCACGGCGACGTCACCACCAAGGGGAGAATTGTGACTAAAAGACATTACACAACGAAGCATCGCTGCAGTCTCTTGCATAGCACCACACGGTAgcgcaccaccgagggaaaactgtgattaaaaggcactacacagcgaaaCCTCGTTGCAGTCTTTTTGCACAACACCATAAGATGAAAAGCGACGCACTGCAACAAGCCCCGGGCAGCAAAAATCCAGTGGTTATGCAATGGCTGAGCAGTGACAGTGCAATCctctagcaaaaaaaaaaaaaaaaaaaccataaaaaaaaaagtaaacggCACCCacccacattatatatatatatataacattaaTATAGGTACACGGCACCCACCcacgttatatatatatatatatatatatatagcattaATATAGGTACACGGCACCCACCCACATTATATATAGCATTAATATATGTACACGGCACCCAcccacatatatataatatataacacAAACATATATGTACACTGAGGACGAAACTGTTGTTGGGATTTATGTGAAAGTAAGCACGGAGGGAGCACCTTACCTCAGAAAGATTCGCAACAAGGACAGCAGAACCGGAACAACTTGGTTCGACGCACCTTCTCCTTCCTATCTACTGTCAATTTGGTTGAAAGTTATGACTCATCTGCTATGCGATGAAGTGGGAGAAGGCAACAACCGTCTTATAAAGCCACAAAAAGCAAACAAAGTGGAAGACCCATGCTCTCCACTTCGCTCCTCTGGCAAACACTCATGTTCCTGAGTTCTTTATTGGCAATTGGAATGGTGCATCAAGCAGCAtcctgaaaaagaaaaatatatataaaaacataaaggaaaatttagGGATAGTGGACGGCAAAGAGGGTGTGGTGCCATGTGTGCATATATTTGTTATATACAAATTATGATTTTGTGGAGTTGTGTCAGACATTGCAAGCAATAAATATGGTGGCCATCATTTAAGTCATGATGGTGGATGTGAACACCAccgaaaagcaaaagaaaaaggtgggtgtgtgtgtgtgtatgcacaTATGTGTGGGTATGTATTATATAGATGTACATGGCACCGGAAGCactatgtaaaaaaaaaaaaaatatatatatatatatgtatatatgtacatcTAAATGAAATAAAGCTCGCTTATtgatttctctaaaaaaaaaaaagttacataaACGTACATTTTAcatcagtaaaaaaaaaaaaaaaaaaaaacaggaggGAGCTTTCACAAAAGTTGCTCGTGTGAAGCCTCATCACTCGGCGGAATTccaggaagaagaagagccggaggttgatcatttagagcttcattacgcggtacagccccagaagacgaaggcaactgtttttggaacaaacccacaaacctctgatgatcaagtaaaatctgaccattagattcctgcatctggtcaatcttcctcttcatgtttatagcatagttatgtgcgagcctgtgcaactgtttattctcatgcttgagccctctaatctcctgtttgagactcatcactttagccgccaatgattcaacttgacgggttcgaacaaatagacgttg includes:
- the LOC139198009 gene encoding uncharacterized protein — its product is MFFDGSARADGAGAEVVFMSPQRQILPYSFQLSELCSNNIDEYQTLIIGLQMAINMEIPTLEIYGDSKLTINQLLTEYEVRKDDLVPYFRLATQLLQRFEAVTLEHVPRKENQMADALANLASSMTLGEDEAANVPIYKRWVIPLVTEMVLSDTNVISILPVNVEEWRQPLISYLEHEILLDDPKHRSEIRRRAHRFLYYKGKLYR